One genomic segment of Nocardia spumae includes these proteins:
- a CDS encoding bifunctional 3-(3-hydroxy-phenyl)propionate/3-hydroxycinnamic acid hydroxylase: protein MTFDVAVIGLGPVGELAALLLARAGLKVLAVERESDVYSNPRVGVLDGEALRTLQKAGVYACAASDMLLGAGAQWVSARGKVVATTLPTEQLQGHPWLSAIYQPLLDQQLRTALAEYPDVDIRLAHRLTGLTQDDEGVELTFRRGDGGTANASARFVIGCDGAKSATRDAVGVGLVGSEYTDTWLIVDAKLPEPIAHIPYFQMTLNPTAPRLTGRLAAGGHRWERKVMPWEDHDELLTPEAARRVIAEDADPDTAEILRHLIYTFRAKTAEHWRIGRVLLCGDAAHLMPPMIGQGLNSGIRDVTNLTWKIAAVVNDGAPLRILDSYEAERRPHAEAMTKMSVRAGRLVTLQSRSAATIRDAVGGALGRIPPFRERVRQGRWRPPARYRRGFLLASPSPRSPVGRLFPQPLVRTFSGTHHRLDDIAGSGWRIIGWEADPREALSALGRRIADNDLEATYVTLTSPGRRPVHRDATQRILEDLDEVARPYFKRQPFVVLRPDHYICANPSSTELDSTVRELMQQISNESGTSQLPSHTAAFRRTGIRELESATADIGFRARGLWGLLPLDLHRLRGLLKVAGS, encoded by the coding sequence ATGACATTCGACGTTGCTGTGATCGGGCTGGGCCCGGTCGGAGAGTTGGCGGCACTTCTTCTGGCACGTGCGGGTTTGAAAGTCCTCGCAGTGGAGCGGGAGAGCGATGTCTACTCCAACCCCCGGGTCGGTGTACTCGACGGTGAAGCCCTGCGCACGCTGCAAAAGGCGGGAGTGTACGCATGCGCCGCCAGCGACATGCTCCTCGGGGCGGGCGCCCAGTGGGTCTCGGCTCGCGGCAAGGTCGTCGCGACAACGCTGCCCACCGAGCAGCTTCAGGGACATCCGTGGCTATCGGCGATCTATCAGCCGTTGCTGGATCAGCAACTACGGACAGCCCTTGCGGAGTACCCGGATGTCGATATCCGTCTGGCCCACCGGCTCACCGGTTTGACGCAGGACGACGAAGGGGTCGAACTGACATTTCGTCGAGGTGACGGCGGCACTGCGAACGCGAGTGCACGCTTTGTCATCGGCTGCGATGGCGCCAAGAGTGCCACCCGCGACGCGGTCGGCGTCGGGTTGGTCGGATCCGAATACACGGATACCTGGCTCATCGTGGATGCGAAGTTACCGGAGCCGATTGCTCATATTCCCTATTTCCAGATGACGCTGAACCCGACGGCACCCCGCCTGACAGGTCGACTCGCTGCCGGAGGGCACCGCTGGGAACGGAAGGTAATGCCGTGGGAGGATCACGACGAGCTCCTCACACCAGAGGCCGCGCGGCGAGTGATCGCTGAGGACGCTGACCCCGACACTGCGGAGATTCTGCGTCATCTCATCTACACCTTCCGAGCCAAGACCGCCGAACACTGGCGGATCGGAAGGGTGCTGCTGTGCGGGGACGCTGCCCATCTGATGCCTCCGATGATCGGACAGGGGCTGAACTCGGGAATTCGCGACGTAACGAACCTGACCTGGAAGATCGCGGCAGTCGTGAACGACGGTGCGCCACTGCGAATCCTCGATAGCTATGAGGCAGAGCGTCGGCCACACGCCGAGGCGATGACCAAGATGTCGGTCCGGGCCGGCCGTCTGGTCACCCTGCAATCGCGTTCGGCAGCGACGATTCGTGATGCGGTGGGCGGGGCGCTCGGGCGTATCCCGCCATTTCGAGAACGCGTTCGCCAAGGCCGGTGGCGTCCACCCGCCCGGTATCGACGTGGTTTCCTTCTGGCATCGCCTTCGCCGCGTTCGCCGGTCGGCCGCTTGTTCCCCCAGCCGCTCGTGCGAACCTTCAGCGGAACGCATCATCGGCTCGACGACATCGCAGGCTCTGGCTGGCGCATCATCGGTTGGGAAGCCGATCCACGCGAAGCGCTGTCGGCACTCGGCCGCCGCATCGCCGACAACGACCTCGAGGCAACCTACGTAACACTGACCTCACCGGGGCGACGGCCCGTCCATCGTGATGCGACGCAGCGGATCCTCGAAGACCTCGACGAAGTTGCCCGCCCGTACTTCAAGCGACAGCCGTTCGTCGTGCTCCGTCCTGACCACTATATCTGCGCCAACCCCTCATCGACCGAGCTGGACAGCACTGTTCGGGAGTTGATGCAGCAGATATCGAATGAATCGGGAACCAGCCAGTTGCCGTCGCACACTGCGGCTTTCAGGCGAACCGGTATCCGGGAATTGGAATCCGCCACCGCGGACATCGGCTTTCGCGCCCGCGGGCTCTGGGGGCTGCTCCCCCTCGATCTCCACCGCTTGCGCGGTCTACTGAAAGTAGCCGGCTCATGA
- a CDS encoding TetR/AcrR family transcriptional regulator gives MTSTTDGGRLTSRAARAAETRRRLIDAAVEKFAERSYDEVAVADICQAADAAHGLVFHYFGTKRGLYLEAVRETSNRVLQTHILRPGMSPVEQLRSAFTAQFRYLAAHRGLALRLVLGGRGADPEAWEMLEAGRWQTIEAWISLLGLDSRNQALRMMLRSVVGAIDEAAVYWLQNDEPFPVEAVVERLIELAGAALRSAAVLDPSLEAKAAIQPLLDEFYGT, from the coding sequence ATGACAAGCACGACCGATGGGGGCCGGCTGACCTCGCGGGCTGCGCGGGCTGCCGAAACCCGGCGACGTCTCATCGATGCGGCGGTCGAAAAGTTCGCAGAACGCAGTTACGACGAGGTTGCGGTGGCGGACATCTGCCAGGCTGCCGATGCTGCCCACGGGTTGGTATTCCACTACTTCGGTACCAAACGTGGCCTCTACCTGGAGGCGGTACGGGAGACGTCGAATCGCGTCTTGCAGACCCACATACTGCGCCCCGGTATGTCGCCGGTCGAACAGCTCCGCAGTGCCTTCACTGCGCAATTCCGATATCTGGCCGCCCATCGAGGGCTCGCATTGCGCCTGGTGCTCGGCGGTCGAGGCGCAGATCCCGAGGCTTGGGAAATGCTCGAGGCAGGGCGCTGGCAAACGATCGAAGCCTGGATCTCACTGCTGGGTCTCGACTCTCGGAACCAGGCGCTGCGTATGATGCTCCGGTCGGTTGTCGGCGCGATCGACGAGGCTGCCGTGTATTGGTTGCAGAACGATGAGCCGTTCCCCGTGGAGGCGGTGGTCGAACGTCTGATCGAGCTGGCAGGCGCGGCGCTGCGGTCAGCCGCTGTTCTGGACCCCTCTCTCGAAGCGAAGGCCGCGATTCAGCCCTTGCTCGATGAGTTCTATGGAACCTGA
- a CDS encoding PIG-L deacetylase family protein, producing the protein MTDRSSSVVVLSPHLDDAVFAVGAFIGSETAAGVPVVVQTIYSGDTAVRATTRRQRAFADYSVRCTEDDEALRILGASSRRIGLRERLFRPPPLRTPAQIFRTPRSAGELGDVDSIQATIHDTLANPGVVVMAPLGVGNHVDHVAVAVAALRCAVGNGGVGRIAFYEDFNALSECSRRRHPVARTAPFPWRDAPGWASPRSGLGMEAMSLLAAGPAATDYLRQESAGVGLDEWNWIPYTVPAAEYEQVKLDAVCEYRSQTKVLGGERQLCAMIHRSLARRGGEVVWRLLRRSAR; encoded by the coding sequence TTGACCGACAGGTCGTCCAGTGTGGTGGTGCTGTCGCCCCATCTCGACGATGCCGTCTTCGCCGTCGGCGCGTTCATCGGCTCCGAGACCGCCGCGGGCGTACCGGTCGTCGTGCAGACCATCTACTCGGGTGATACCGCGGTGAGGGCGACCACCCGACGACAGAGGGCTTTTGCCGATTATTCGGTCAGGTGCACCGAGGATGACGAGGCGCTGCGGATATTGGGCGCATCGTCGCGCCGGATCGGCTTGCGGGAACGACTGTTCCGGCCGCCACCGTTGCGTACGCCGGCGCAGATCTTCAGGACCCCGCGGTCGGCCGGCGAGTTGGGTGATGTGGACTCGATCCAGGCCACGATTCACGACACTCTGGCCAACCCCGGCGTCGTGGTCATGGCTCCGCTCGGAGTCGGTAATCACGTCGACCACGTCGCCGTCGCCGTCGCGGCATTGCGGTGCGCGGTGGGAAACGGCGGCGTGGGCAGAATCGCGTTCTACGAAGATTTCAACGCCTTGTCGGAGTGTTCGCGGCGGCGACATCCGGTAGCACGCACCGCGCCGTTTCCTTGGCGCGACGCGCCCGGCTGGGCAAGTCCGCGCAGCGGTCTGGGCATGGAGGCGATGTCGTTGCTCGCAGCCGGGCCGGCGGCGACCGACTACCTCCGCCAGGAGAGCGCGGGCGTCGGCCTCGACGAGTGGAATTGGATTCCGTACACGGTTCCCGCCGCCGAATACGAGCAGGTGAAGCTCGACGCCGTGTGTGAATATCGCAGTCAGACAAAAGTTCTCGGCGGTGAGAGACAACTGTGTGCGATGATCCATCGCTCACTCGCCCGCCGCGGTGGCGAGGTCGTGTGGCGTCTACTCCGGCGGAGTGCGCGATGA
- a CDS encoding alpha/beta hydrolase, translating to MISARVAAVLAIIVLVSAWMGTAAAEPARAPGGAARIDHIVPITDRWLQVFVDSPAMGRIVQLDVLLPTGSHSPRPTVYLLEGGDSVLPDQNDWTYEGGAISFFSDKDVNVVLPVHAPGSYYTDWQHDDPVLGHQKWETLLTREVPPLFDARFGGNGANAVMGVSMGAQAAMMLAERGADLYRGVAAFSGCYATSDPGGQAELRYVVGSKGAEPDNMWGPPEDPDWPAHDVVANSGALRGKTVYVSSGSGAPGPHETPSNPDLTNSVIAGGPLEFAVNYCTRRLQDDLSRIAVPATFDYTPTGTHSWAYWRDQLVSSWPIIARSLGM from the coding sequence ATGATTTCGGCGCGTGTGGCCGCGGTGCTGGCGATTATCGTGCTGGTGTCGGCGTGGATGGGAACCGCCGCCGCCGAACCCGCGCGGGCTCCCGGCGGCGCCGCCCGCATCGATCACATCGTCCCGATCACCGACCGATGGTTGCAGGTGTTCGTCGATTCACCCGCGATGGGGCGGATCGTGCAACTCGACGTGCTGCTTCCCACCGGATCGCACTCACCGCGCCCCACGGTCTACCTGCTCGAGGGCGGCGACAGCGTGCTGCCCGACCAGAACGATTGGACCTACGAGGGCGGCGCGATCTCGTTCTTCTCCGACAAGGATGTCAATGTCGTGCTGCCCGTCCACGCCCCGGGCAGCTACTACACCGATTGGCAACACGACGATCCGGTGCTCGGCCACCAGAAGTGGGAGACGCTGCTCACCCGCGAGGTTCCGCCCTTGTTCGACGCCCGGTTCGGCGGCAACGGGGCCAACGCCGTCATGGGGGTGTCGATGGGTGCACAGGCTGCGATGATGCTTGCCGAGCGCGGCGCAGATCTGTACCGCGGGGTGGCCGCGTTCAGCGGGTGCTACGCCACCAGCGACCCGGGCGGGCAGGCCGAGCTTCGTTATGTGGTCGGTTCCAAAGGGGCCGAGCCCGACAACATGTGGGGACCGCCCGAGGACCCCGACTGGCCAGCCCACGACGTCGTGGCCAATTCCGGGGCGCTGCGGGGAAAGACGGTCTACGTGTCGAGTGGCAGCGGTGCGCCCGGACCGCATGAGACACCGTCGAATCCGGACCTGACCAATTCGGTCATCGCCGGCGGACCACTGGAATTCGCCGTCAACTACTGCACCAGGCGGCTGCAGGACGACCTGAGCCGGATCGCGGTGCCGGCGACCTTCGACTACACCCCGACCGGCACCCACAGTTGGGCGTACTGGCGAGACCAACTCGTCTCGAGTTGGCCGATCATCGCCCGGTCGCTGGGGATGTGA
- a CDS encoding glycosyltransferase: MRILVVATPLIGHLFPMMPLAEYLHRSGHQVMIATGGDAMVARKSGIPVREVWPRMSMPPIVVRALLLHPAAALRSGRGMADADGAGRVFAGINRTAVEQVVEATRAFAPDLVVHEPFAAAGAVAAARCGIPSVLHNIAFDNGAEVRERTLRHMGRAYPATDPVATISIAPASIVSVPGLPLRPVPYSAPGTATAEWLLEPPARPRILVTRSTMLGNGPNAMITSILRAAPAVDAEFVIVRPNRTIQRANDLPPNILTVGWTVLSDALRHCHGAVNHGGAGSIYAALATGVPQLVTPAPGDRRWNATLIERRGAGLSRRPHHIDAAALTRLITDGDLAATATQIAAEIQAMPPVAELASTVIAAAAP, translated from the coding sequence ATGCGAATCCTTGTCGTGGCCACACCTTTGATCGGGCACCTGTTTCCGATGATGCCGCTCGCCGAATACCTGCACCGCTCCGGCCACCAGGTGATGATCGCCACCGGCGGCGATGCCATGGTCGCCCGAAAGTCGGGCATCCCCGTGCGAGAAGTGTGGCCGCGGATGTCGATGCCGCCGATCGTTGTGCGCGCTTTGCTGTTGCACCCCGCCGCAGCGCTGCGCTCCGGGCGGGGCATGGCCGATGCCGACGGAGCAGGGCGAGTTTTCGCCGGAATCAACCGGACGGCCGTCGAGCAGGTGGTAGAAGCCACGCGGGCCTTCGCCCCGGACCTCGTCGTCCATGAACCCTTCGCCGCGGCGGGGGCGGTGGCCGCCGCGCGCTGCGGTATCCCGTCGGTCCTGCACAACATCGCCTTCGACAACGGCGCCGAGGTCCGCGAACGAACGTTGCGGCATATGGGGCGGGCCTACCCGGCGACCGACCCCGTCGCCACGATCTCGATCGCGCCGGCCAGTATCGTGTCCGTTCCCGGTCTGCCCCTAAGGCCCGTCCCGTACTCGGCCCCGGGCACCGCCACCGCCGAATGGTTGCTCGAGCCACCCGCCCGGCCCCGAATCCTCGTCACCCGTAGCACCATGCTCGGAAACGGGCCGAACGCGATGATCACCTCGATCCTGCGCGCGGCCCCGGCCGTGGACGCCGAGTTCGTCATCGTCCGTCCGAACCGGACAATCCAGCGCGCGAACGACCTGCCGCCCAACATCCTCACGGTCGGCTGGACCGTCCTGTCGGACGCATTGCGACACTGCCACGGCGCAGTCAACCACGGCGGCGCCGGATCCATCTACGCCGCACTCGCCACCGGTGTCCCGCAACTCGTCACACCCGCGCCCGGCGACCGACGCTGGAATGCGACGCTCATCGAACGGCGAGGAGCCGGGCTGTCCCGACGACCTCACCACATCGACGCCGCCGCGCTGACGCGACTGATCACCGACGGCGACCTCGCCGCTACGGCGACACAGATCGCCGCCGAAATCCAGGCCATGCCACCGGTGGCAGAGCTGGCATCCACGGTCATCGCCGCGGCCGCACCATGA